A genome region from Verrucomicrobiota bacterium includes the following:
- a CDS encoding ATP-binding protein → MPAPKSSFLDKVLGRIGRLDREGLQTVVQRLARERTFLETLFNTIEDGVLVVDEGGRVIYFNQAVTRLLGLQAGMEGESLSRILPEIDLAKLASLDAAGGTRVVRHEFEVSYPRSRFLRLYAAPLDGDEIGSSGMALIVHDATEARQKTNEAIESERIQALTLLAASVAHEIGNPLNALHIHLQLMERELRKLIVPTAEPKRSGGRARTPLSAQPERETIHKLSKYLDVSKGEIARLDYIITQFLQAIRPSQPQMQMASLNEVVKATLDLLQPELDNRNLVVKHQLARRQTSAPMDAGQIKQVLVNLIKNAMHAMTKDGVLTLATGETSDSVWIEVADTGCGIPQDQMNRIFEPFYTTKKKGSGLGLMIVQRIVRDHGGRIELESHVGQGTVFRVFLPLQQRQPRLLEAPSHE, encoded by the coding sequence GTGCCTGCTCCTAAATCCAGTTTTCTTGACAAAGTTCTCGGCCGCATCGGGCGGCTGGACCGGGAAGGTCTGCAAACCGTCGTCCAACGGCTGGCGCGCGAACGCACCTTCCTGGAGACCCTGTTTAACACCATCGAGGATGGGGTGCTGGTGGTGGACGAGGGGGGGCGGGTCATCTATTTCAACCAGGCGGTCACCCGTTTACTGGGATTGCAAGCCGGCATGGAGGGGGAAAGTTTATCGCGCATCCTGCCGGAGATTGATCTGGCCAAGCTGGCCAGCTTGGATGCCGCCGGCGGCACCCGGGTGGTGCGTCATGAATTTGAAGTGAGTTATCCCCGGTCGCGTTTTTTGCGCCTCTACGCCGCGCCCCTGGATGGGGATGAAATTGGCAGTTCTGGAATGGCGTTGATCGTGCATGACGCCACGGAGGCACGCCAAAAAACGAACGAAGCCATTGAGAGCGAGCGCATCCAGGCGCTCACCCTGCTGGCGGCCAGCGTCGCCCATGAGATTGGCAACCCGCTGAACGCCCTGCATATTCACCTGCAACTGATGGAGCGCGAATTGCGCAAACTCATCGTACCCACGGCGGAGCCGAAACGATCGGGGGGGCGCGCGCGCACGCCTCTTTCCGCTCAACCGGAGCGGGAAACCATTCATAAGTTGTCCAAGTATCTCGATGTTTCCAAGGGCGAGATTGCCCGGCTGGATTACATCATCACCCAGTTTCTCCAGGCCATCCGGCCCAGCCAGCCACAGATGCAGATGGCCTCGTTGAACGAGGTGGTCAAAGCCACGCTGGATTTGCTGCAACCGGAATTGGATAACCGCAATCTCGTGGTGAAACATCAATTGGCGCGCCGCCAGACCTCCGCACCGATGGATGCGGGGCAGATCAAACAGGTGCTGGTCAACCTGATTAAGAACGCCATGCACGCCATGACCAAGGACGGGGTATTAACTCTGGCCACCGGGGAAACGTCGGATTCAGTCTGGATTGAAGTTGCGGACACCGGTTGCGGTATTCCGCAGGATCAAATGAACCGCATCTTCGAGCCATTCTACACCACCAAGAAAAAAGGGAGCGGCTTGGGGTTGATGATTGTGCAGCGGATCGTGCGGGATCACGGCGGACGGATTGAATTGGAGAGCCATGTAGGCCAGGGAACAGTGTTCCGCGTGTTTTTGCCGTTGCAACAGCGTCAGCCCCGCCTGCTGGAAGCGCCCTCCCACGAATGA
- the corA gene encoding magnesium/cobalt transporter CorA codes for MIRSFAFTTQGRLHSQDLEPFLMPTLLADTTLFLWVDLEAATPEEVSLTLENTFHFHPLSIEDCVTTSLTPKVEEYFPKEDDRFTPYMFMVIHAVDYSRKDGVFATKELDFFLGKNFLVTCHETSLRSVQTVAERCVRSNAHIARAPDRVAHSLLDELIENYKPALESLSLEISQTEQEVLARPEARILSRINQLKKEVLHLRQIIGPQREVLARFSHGDFQLIRPRMVPYYRDLYDALFRINEMAQSYDDTLTNILQLHLSVSANQTSEVVKLLTMITVITTPLMMVGTWYGMNFEGMPELKRSWGYPMAASVMAVSTFLTYWYFKKKRWL; via the coding sequence ATGATTCGGTCTTTTGCATTTACCACCCAGGGCCGCCTGCACAGTCAGGATTTGGAACCGTTCCTGATGCCGACGTTGCTGGCGGATACCACGCTTTTCCTGTGGGTGGACTTGGAGGCTGCGACACCGGAGGAGGTTTCCCTAACCTTGGAGAATACGTTTCATTTTCATCCTTTGTCCATTGAGGATTGTGTAACGACCAGTCTGACCCCAAAGGTGGAGGAATATTTTCCCAAGGAGGACGACCGATTCACGCCGTACATGTTCATGGTGATCCATGCGGTGGATTATAGCCGCAAGGATGGAGTGTTTGCCACCAAGGAACTCGATTTCTTCCTCGGGAAGAACTTCCTGGTGACCTGCCATGAGACATCACTGCGCAGTGTGCAAACCGTCGCGGAGCGGTGCGTGCGCAGTAATGCACATATCGCCCGGGCACCCGACCGGGTGGCACATTCCCTGCTCGATGAACTGATCGAGAATTACAAACCTGCGCTGGAGTCCTTGTCGCTGGAAATCTCCCAGACGGAACAAGAGGTGTTGGCTCGTCCTGAAGCCAGGATTTTAAGCCGGATCAACCAGTTGAAAAAGGAAGTCCTGCATCTGCGGCAGATCATTGGCCCGCAACGCGAGGTGCTGGCCCGATTTTCCCATGGTGACTTTCAGCTTATCCGGCCACGCATGGTGCCGTATTACCGGGATTTGTATGATGCGCTATTCCGCATCAATGAAATGGCGCAGTCCTATGACGACACCTTGACCAACATATTGCAGTTGCATCTCAGCGTATCCGCCAACCAGACCAGTGAGGTGGTCAAGTTGCTTACGATGATCACCGTCATTACCACTCCGCTGATGATGGTGGGCACTTGGTACGGGATGAACTTTGAAGGCATGCCTGAACTGAAGCGGTCGTGGGGATATCCCATGGCTGCCAGTGTCATGGCTGTTTCCACATTCCTAACCTACTGGTATTTCAAAAAGAAACGATGGCTCTAG